GGAAACCCCAGCCTTACTTGTCATTAATAGATACCCGACCCCAAAGCCTGCCTGTATTCGGGACCTATATTTCAGACAGTGACCTAGAAAAACAGACCCAAGGCTTTTACTTCTCCATCATCTCGAAACGCCATCTTGACCTCCTCATCACCCACAGCGAGACGTACCTTGCTTGGTCGTTCTGGTTTATGTGCTTCTAGCACAATGATGCCAGCGCCCGTTAGTTCAAGCGCCGCCTGAGGAAGCGCCAGAGATTGGACTACTCGGATACTACCATTGCCTTGGCCGACGTCACCTCCTGATGGCCCCGTCGACAGAGCTCCGAGGATGGTGGACTCGAGAGTCGCCGTGTCCAGGTTGATGATGCGGTGTATTTCGTCCACTACATCGCCGAATGTCGTCTCAACAGTGCCGCTTCTTTGTATTGTGACTAGCAACGAACACAGGAATAGCTTGGGTGCGAAAGGTAGAGACCGAAGGTGTTGTTGGACAGGATTGGTCGTGGCCTCGTTGATGGCACGTTTGATTGTGGCGATAGTGACCTTGACTGGCGCATCTGATGGTCTGCCTTTGCTCGGGGTTGATCGTCGTGCCTCGGGGTTGACTACAAGCGTCTCGATGCGGGTGTCGCCTTCGGCGAGCTCTACAGCTCGCCTACAAATGTCCAGGGCTCTTCTTGCATCGCCGCTCACTGCAGCCACCTTCCGGCTGGCGAATTGAATAGCGTCCGCCTCCAGGATGCTCCCGGGCACACATTCGAGCCTTGACTGAATAATCTTCATGAGCTGTTCATGGTTATAGCCTGGGAATGTGATTCTTGTCAAGCCTGGTTTGTCATGTCAGCACGAAACACTTTTCGCAGTATGCATGCATAGAACTCACCTATGCGACTGCTGATTTTGTTACTCAGAGTTCTCTCCGGAAGGTCCATGGTATTCGCAACAGCTAGGACAATGAGCCTGCTATGTCGAAGGCCAGGCCAGTTGAAAAAGTTGTACATGACGCTCTGGTTCTTCGTCACCAGCTGGTCCAGTTCATCCATCAGCACAACGCACGGCGTCCGGCGAGGACTTGGATTGTTGAACTCTCTCTCTAAAAGGTCGATGGCTTGTGTAGGACTAACTCTCTCGCCTTTGAGTGCCTCCCACAGGAGGGTGTAGGACTGGTGAGGGTCGGTGATCTTCATGCCATTGATCTCTACGAATATGAAATCGTCAAGTTCATCGGCCTTCACGCTGTCTTCTAGGCGAGATATCACTTCTCGGACAGTGGCTGTCTTCCCCGTCCCTGGAGTACCAG
The Colletotrichum lupini chromosome 6, complete sequence DNA segment above includes these coding regions:
- a CDS encoding ATPase, which translates into the protein MGVLAPKTAPRGRRQSKKSTGVVRDDSDDELGIDDLPWEWILESNDADTPQDHGDDTQTSRKRRRANTEGRIMGARMGKFECYVGDCVLLKAEGSNEAWVAIVCEFLEEDDGEKAANFMWFSTEKEIRNKERKRSDFLPNELYISPSWDVNPLAAVNGTAVVISHREFHQKFPSGKIPRSSPDFGKTFICRRACNTRTATYTDEFVWEEVYHASEQGVSDLIGFVKSQTKSTRHRQAARQSTPEQSYKMTTDSLAGASTPKRTPKAEHSTPKGDARITTTPGSRKRIVVKKTLEFTPLGTRVLSPKRLQYSPFQLARSQLHVASVPRSLPCRESEFNLVYSHLEAAIADGSGSCIYIAGTPGTGKTATVREVISRLEDSVKADELDDFIFVEINGMKITDPHQSYTLLWEALKGERVSPTQAIDLLEREFNNPSPRRTPCVVLMDELDQLVTKNQSVMYNFFNWPGLRHSRLIVLAVANTMDLPERTLSNKISSRIGLTRITFPGYNHEQLMKIIQSRLECVPGSILEADAIQFASRKVAAVSGDARRALDICRRAVELAEGDTRIETLVVNPEARRSTPSKGRPSDAPVKVTIATIKRAINEATTNPVQQHLRSLPFAPKLFLCSLLVTIQRSGTVETTFGDVVDEIHRIINLDTATLESTILGALSTGPSGGDVGQGNGSIRVVQSLALPQAALELTGAGIIVLEAHKPERPSKVRLAVGDEEVKMAFRDDGEVKALGLFF